The following proteins come from a genomic window of Micromonospora echinofusca:
- a CDS encoding potassium channel family protein — protein MHVVIMGCGRVGSTLAYSLESRGHSVAVIDQDADAFRRLGPDFAGITVTGAGFDGEVLRQAGIERADAFAAVSSGDNSNIISARLARETFGVSRVAARIYDQRRAQVYERLGIPTVATVRWTADRMLRHLVPEGNVEIFRDPTSTVSIVEVPVHKDWVSRPVRALEGATGARVAYLIRFGIGTLPTPSSVVQEGDQVFMLVTDDIAATVTSVAAAPPEGGL, from the coding sequence GTGCATGTCGTGATCATGGGTTGTGGCCGCGTCGGCTCGACCCTCGCCTACAGCCTGGAGTCCCGGGGGCACTCGGTCGCGGTCATCGACCAGGACGCCGACGCCTTCCGCCGCCTCGGCCCCGACTTCGCGGGGATCACCGTCACCGGTGCCGGCTTCGACGGGGAGGTGCTCCGGCAGGCCGGCATCGAGCGGGCGGACGCCTTCGCGGCCGTCTCCAGCGGTGACAACTCCAACATCATCTCGGCCCGGCTCGCCCGGGAGACGTTCGGCGTGTCCCGGGTGGCGGCGCGGATCTACGACCAGCGCCGCGCGCAGGTCTACGAGCGCCTCGGCATCCCCACCGTGGCCACCGTCCGGTGGACCGCCGACCGGATGCTGCGGCACCTGGTGCCGGAGGGCAACGTGGAGATCTTCCGCGACCCGACGAGCACGGTGTCGATCGTCGAGGTGCCCGTGCACAAGGACTGGGTCAGCCGGCCGGTACGCGCCCTCGAGGGGGCGACCGGGGCCCGGGTGGCGTACCTGATCCGCTTCGGCATCGGCACGCTGCCCACCCCGTCCAGCGTCGTCCAGGAGGGCGACCAGGTCTTCATGCTGGTCACCGACGACATCGCGGCGACGGTCACGTCGGTGGCGGCGGCGCCGCCGGAAGGAGGGCTGTGA
- a CDS encoding potassium channel family protein, whose product MRIAIAGAGNVGRSIAQELIDNGHQVMLIERQPRMLRPDRVPAADWVLADACELASLEEADIAGCDVVVAATGDDKVNLVVSLLAKTEFAVPRVVARVNRAENEWLFTEQWGVDVAVSKPRVMAALVEEAVTVGDLVRLMTFRQGEANLVEITLPPAAPYVGEPLRAVPLPRDSALVAILRGRRVLVPTPDDSLEAGDELIFVCTAEVEDAVRTVMLGADSVERTRGQR is encoded by the coding sequence ATGCGCATCGCCATCGCCGGTGCGGGCAACGTGGGCCGCTCGATCGCCCAGGAACTGATCGACAACGGCCACCAGGTGATGCTCATCGAGCGCCAGCCCCGGATGCTGCGGCCCGACCGGGTGCCGGCCGCCGACTGGGTGCTGGCCGACGCGTGCGAGCTGGCCAGCCTGGAGGAGGCCGACATCGCCGGCTGCGACGTGGTGGTCGCGGCCACCGGGGACGACAAGGTCAACCTGGTGGTCTCGCTGCTGGCCAAGACCGAGTTCGCGGTGCCCCGGGTGGTGGCCCGGGTCAACCGGGCCGAGAACGAGTGGCTCTTCACCGAGCAGTGGGGCGTCGACGTCGCGGTGAGCAAGCCGCGGGTGATGGCGGCCCTGGTCGAGGAGGCGGTCACCGTCGGCGACCTGGTCCGGCTGATGACCTTCCGGCAGGGCGAGGCGAACCTGGTGGAGATCACCCTGCCACCGGCCGCCCCGTACGTCGGGGAGCCGCTGCGCGCGGTCCCGCTGCCCCGCGACTCGGCGCTGGTGGCGATCCTGCGCGGCAGGCGGGTGCTGGTGCCCACCCCGGACGATTCGCTGGAGGCCGGCGACGAGCTGATCTTCGTGTGCACGGCGGAGGTCGAGGACGCCGTCCGCACGGTGATGCTCGGGGCGGACAGCGTCGAGCGCACCCGTGGGCAGCGCTGA
- a CDS encoding DUF3159 domain-containing protein, which produces MTTGQHRAAQPESDPQGEEPLPTLAEQMADQLGGWRGLVESSIPVVVFVLANIIGELRPAVIASVAVALVIAGLRLAQRRPVRHAVNGLFGIAVGAAIAWRTGDERDFYLPGILYGIGYGLALLVSAAVRQPLVGWIWSVLVAKGRSEWRDDPRLVRTFTGLTVLWGVVWLAKVGVQAGLYLAHQDTALGVARLVLGYPPYVLLLLITVWTVRRVTRESEPEALPGG; this is translated from the coding sequence ATGACGACGGGACAGCACCGGGCGGCACAGCCGGAGAGCGACCCGCAGGGCGAGGAGCCGCTGCCCACCCTCGCCGAGCAGATGGCCGACCAGCTCGGCGGCTGGCGGGGGCTGGTCGAGTCCAGCATCCCGGTGGTCGTCTTCGTGCTGGCCAACATCATCGGCGAGCTGCGGCCCGCCGTGATCGCGTCGGTGGCGGTGGCGCTCGTGATCGCCGGTCTGCGGCTGGCGCAGCGCCGGCCGGTGCGGCACGCGGTCAACGGGCTCTTCGGCATCGCCGTCGGCGCCGCGATCGCCTGGCGTACCGGCGACGAGCGGGACTTCTACCTCCCCGGCATCCTCTACGGCATCGGCTACGGGCTGGCCCTGCTCGTCTCGGCGGCGGTCCGTCAGCCGCTCGTGGGGTGGATCTGGTCGGTGCTGGTGGCCAAGGGCCGCTCGGAGTGGCGCGACGACCCGCGCCTCGTCCGGACCTTCACGGGGCTCACCGTGCTCTGGGGCGTGGTGTGGCTGGCGAAGGTGGGCGTGCAGGCCGGGCTCTACCTCGCCCACCAGGACACGGCCCTCGGCGTGGCGCGGCTGGTGCTGGGCTACCCGCCGTACGTGCTGCTGCTGCTGATCACGGTCTGGACGGTCCGGCGGGTGACCCGGGAGTCGGAGCCGGAGGCGCTGCCCGGCGGCTGA
- a CDS encoding OB-fold nucleic acid binding domain-containing protein produces MSTDEGRGSLRRMLRRLTASEAEIEAQELRRESAEHGGVPAGQCTRGQVVSVAGRLRTVVYTPRTNLPTLEADLYDGSDVVTLVWLGRRHIAGIEPGRHLTARGRVAVRDDRKVIYNPYYELEPPK; encoded by the coding sequence ATGTCGACCGACGAGGGCCGGGGTTCGCTGCGCCGGATGCTGCGACGGCTCACCGCGAGCGAGGCGGAGATCGAGGCGCAGGAGCTGCGCCGGGAGAGCGCCGAGCACGGCGGTGTCCCGGCCGGGCAGTGCACGCGGGGCCAGGTGGTCTCCGTGGCCGGCCGGCTGCGCACGGTGGTCTACACCCCGCGGACCAACCTGCCCACGCTGGAGGCGGACCTCTACGACGGCAGCGACGTGGTCACCCTGGTCTGGCTGGGCCGGCGGCACATCGCCGGGATCGAGCCCGGCCGGCACCTGACCGCGCGCGGGCGGGTGGCCGTGCGCGACGACCGTAAGGTGATCTACAACCCGTACTACGAGCTGGAACCGCCGAAGTGA